In one window of Onychomys torridus chromosome 7, mOncTor1.1, whole genome shotgun sequence DNA:
- the LOC118587742 gene encoding cathelicidin antimicrobial peptide, translating to MRTQRDNPALRWSLSLLLLLGLVLPSASSQSRSLREAVLRAVDEFNLQSSDTSLYRLLDLDSQPPGDEDPDTPRYVRFRVKETVCDKALQQLPEQCIFKENGLVKQCMGTVTLSQDTDSFDINCKGPGTQLRKFKKIARIAGLLRKGGQKVGEKIKKIGQKIVDFFEKNAPEAEK from the exons ATGCGGACCCAGAGGGACAACCCTGCCCTGCGATGGTCACTATcgctgcttctgctgctgggcCTGGTACTGCCTTCAGCCAGCTCCCAGAGCCGCAGCCTCAGGGAGGCTGTGCTCCGTGCTGTGGATGAGTTCAACCTGCAGTCCTCGGACACCAGTCTCTACCGCCTCCTGGACCTGGATTCTCAGCCCCCAGGG GATGAGGACCCAGATACCCCAAGGTATGTGAGGTTCAGAGTGAAGGAGACGGTGTGTGACAAGGCATTGCAGCAGCTACCTGAGCAATGTATCTTCAAGGAAAATGGG CTGGTGAAGCAGTGTATGGGGACAGTCACCCTGAGCCAGGACACAGATTCTTTTGACATCAACTGTAAAGGG CCTGGGACACAGCTCCGGAAGTTTAAGAAAATTGCCCGGATCGCTGGACTCCTCCGAAAAGGTGGGCAGAAGGTTGGTGAGAAGATTAAGAAAATTGGCCAGAAAATTGTggatttctttgagaaaaatgcACCTGAGGCAGAAAAGTAG